The Diospyros lotus cultivar Yz01 chromosome 15, ASM1463336v1, whole genome shotgun sequence genome has a window encoding:
- the LOC127791724 gene encoding uncharacterized protein LOC127791724, which yields MGLSARSSAPSEMPSKGNGERETREGDREASDIRVHHLRRSRPPIPICIPLFILVAIFVHGKLSSPSWIIDVHEQRGITNEFICGVESFIHYVCARPQFTQDDETLRCPCVKCRCRKFLSVDDVKLHLYQKGFMAHYYYWTCHGEDEPPMESQVRTSTGAYNEAQGVYEDNPNPYDAMVMDGVGPSVRAHTLENEEEEPNVDAQNFYEMLDNARTLIYDGCTTDHTELSTAMRMLSIKADFNLPKQCYNAWVKLINELIPEGNRMPKDFYRTKKMVSKLGLGFQKIYCCVNMCMLYFKDDTNATECKFCHAPRYTSRKVGPGRRKDVPIKRMWYLPITPRLQRLYASKTTAGEMRWHYENPQELGVLSHPSDGEAWKHFDNVHPDFAREPRNVRLGLCADGFTPYGWMTVGKLACSYCMENSKAFTLKHGRKTSFFDCHRIFLPMNHPFRRNRGAFVKNKIEKGRPPPRLSGDGIWG from the exons ATGGGGTTGTCGGCCCGATCTTCTGCACCTTCAGAAATGCCTAGCAAAGGCAATGGCGAGAGGGAGACACGGGAGGGAGACAGAGAAG CGAGCGATATTCGTGTTCACCATCTCCGTCGAAGTCGACCTCCAATTCCGATTTGCATACCGTTGTTCATCCTCGTCGCTATCTTTGTCCACGGTAAGCTTTCGTCGCCATCTTGG ATCATTGACGTACATGAGCAGCGAGGGATAACAAATGAGTTCATATGCGGAGTTGAGAGCTTCATACATTATGTATGTGCTCGACCACAGTTCACACAAGACGATGAGACCTTAAGGTGTCCGTGTGTTAAGTGTCGATGTAGAAAATTTCTAAGTGTGGATGATGTGAAGTTGCATCTTTATCAGAAGGGATTCATGGCCCATTACTATTACTGGACATGCCATGGGGAAGATGAGCCTCCCATGGAATCCCAGGTCCGAACGAGTACTGGTGCATATAATGAAGCACAAGGGGTTTACGAGGATAATCCAAATCCATATGATGCAATGGTGATGGATGGTGTAGGTCCTTCTGTTAGAGCACATACGTTggaaaacgaagaagaagagccCAATGTAGATGCACAAAACTTCTATGAAATGTTGGATAATGCAAGAACACTTATATATGATGGTTGCACTACTGATCACACCGAACTTTCTACAGCGATGAGGATGCTTAGTATTAAGGCTGATTTCAACTTACCTAAGCAATGCTATAATGCTTGGGTGAAACTAATAAATGAGTTGATACCCGAAGGCAACCGGATGCCCAAGGACTTTTACAGGACAAAGAAGATGGTTTCTAAGCTGGGCCTTGGATTCCAAAAGATTTATTGTTGTGTTAATATGTGTATGCTTTATTTTAAAGATGATACAAATGCAACCGAGTGCAAGTTTTGTCATGCCCCACGATATACAAGCCGCAAGGTAGGTCCTGGGAGGCGAAAAGATGTTCCAATTAAACGAATGTGGTATTTACCTATAACACCTAGGCTCCAGAGGCTTTACGCGTCGAAGACAACAGCTGGAGAGATGAGATGGCACTATGAAAACCCACAGGAGCTAGGTGTGTTGTCCCACCCATCTGATGGAGAAGCATGGAAGCATTTCGATAATGTGCATCCTGATTTTGCTCGTGAACCACGCAATGTCAGGCTTGGGCTGTGTGCTGATGGCTTCACACCGTATG GTTGGATGACTGTGGGCAAGTTAGCATGCTCATATTGCATGGAGAATTCAAAAGCATTCACGCTGAAGCATGGTCGAAAGACATCCTTTTTTGATTGTCATCGAATATTTTTACCCATGAATCACCCATTTCGAAGGAACCGAGGTGCTtttgttaagaataagattGAGAAAGGTAGGCCCCCACCACGGTTGAGCGGTGATGGAATATGGGGTTGA